A segment of the Anopheles cruzii chromosome 2, idAnoCruzAS_RS32_06, whole genome shotgun sequence genome:
ATTGCAAAAATCAAAGAGCAGCCACGAAATCCCGCATAAACCTATTTCACATGTTGGGATGCGGCAAAAGCAGAGCAGATAGAAAAACTCTTATCACTATTCTTAACAGCTGGTTTTTACCAAAACTCCTATACGGAGCGGAAGCTTTTAACTTGGGTGGCCCAAAAGTCATTGAAGCACTCCAACCTATTTATCATAATGCAGTCAGAAAAATTTCAGGGGCTTTTTGTACCAGCCCATCAGACTCAACCCTATGCGAAATAGGACTACCCCCTTTACATTTTGTCCTActcaaaaaacaaatagacACTGTAATTAGATTACTAGAGAAAAATCACAATCCATCAAATCTACTAGAAAGAACAAATGAAATACTCCATCAATTTACAAAAAACAACTACCAGAAATCAAAAAAATGCAAAGATTAGGGAAAAGACCATGGAATAAAAGCCCACCCAAAATAGACTGGTCaataaaaaccgaaataaaaaaaagcaacaataacaacataaaatcggtccaaatatttaaaacactTTTATCCAAGCAATATAAGAACCACAAACAATACTACACAAATGGATCAGTTAAGGTAGAAAAAACAGGGTGCGGCATACACTCAAACACTGACAACCTCTCAATCAGACTTGCTGATCGTACCTCAATTTTCACGGCAGAAACTATTGGCCTTATCATatcagcacaaaaaaaaacaataggaCTAACCAATCATGCGGTAATATTCACAGACTCTGCAAGCGTATTAGAAGCTCTTGAAAATGATTTCACAACTTGATTTGGGAGTTTattctctgttttttttcgtgacGAAGAGAGATGCTTTTCATACACGTGCTTCAACGCCATAATGTGCATGTGCCAGGGTTTTAAATTGCCCAGGTACCCCGATAGACAACGGGcactaaatttaaaattagaagcaaaattaaattaaggtAGGATTCTTAGGGTCTTAGGGTAGGGTCTTGTAtgtaaaaagagacgaatgttaggctattgcagcttAAAGTCTCTATAAACAaaagcacacagacacacaagaTGTCCTTATACGGTGGTCACATGTTTTCGTGTTCGTGATCAAATTCGTAAGTATCAAATAGTAATTAACGAACAATTGTATAAATTCCAATAAGAAATTTGCCATTGATCACTAGTAAGTGCCATTGGACCGTAAAATTGGCATTGATCCGTAAAACAATTGCCTTAAATACAACACGTTAATAAAGACAGCCAATGTTACCCACCTCTAAAAATGGCATTTTGCGTATAGCTTatgtattttaaaataacTATGCTACAAAGTTctgtttgatgatttattttattaacatGTGGCTTTAACAGAAATCCTTGTGTTGCGCCTCTATCATATACAACGGTTCATATGGTTTGGCACGCACCCGTTTATAAATTTCCGCGCTTTTCCTGGTCCGCTTCGATGGCCTCAAACAGTGCCTTGAAATTGCCAGCTCCGAAACCCTGTCGAAAAAGTTCGAAATCTGTATGCTTCGCTTCGATTGGCCACGCGGTACGATACTTACATTATGATTGTGCCGCTGGATGACCTCAATGAAGAGCGTTGGTCGGTCCTGCATATTCTTGGAAAAGATTTGCAGCAGATAACCGTTTTCATCGTAATCGATTAGGATTTGCAGCTCCTGGAGAACGGCCATGTCCTCCTTAATTTTCACGTCACTCGACTTGAGGCGGTCGCGCAACTGGTCGTAGTACGTGTCCGGGATGGAGAGAAACTGTTGGCCGCGAGCACGCAAATTACGTATGGCGCTGATGATATCGCTCGTGTTCAGAGCAATATGTTGCACGCCAGCCCCGCCGTAATATTCGACGTACTCTTCGATTTGCGATTTCTTCTTCCCCTTCGCCGGCTCGTTGATTGGCATCTTGACCGTTTCCTCGTAGTTGGTCACCACGATCGACCGCAGGGCAGAGTACTCGGTGTGGATCTGGCTGTCGTCCACCGACCAGAACCGGTGGAACATAAGCACCTTCTCGTaccacgccgccaccgattcCATCTGCAGGTCCGGTTGATTGCCAACGACGTGATCAATAAAGTTCAAACCTACCGGAGGCAGCGTGCGTAGCAGCACATCTTCGTGTAGTGGCGCCCGAAAACCGGGCAGAAATCGGCCTCGGTAACCGTTGCGCTCGACAAAGGTGTGGACTGTGTCGCCGTATGTCTGCACGGTCGCGAACCGGACAGTGCCGTGCTCGTCCGATTCTTCCCAGACATCGCGCACCAGCTTTGCGCCGCGCTCCTTCGCTCGCCGCACGATTACATCCAGATCCTCTACCTCGAAAGCAACGTCCTTAACTCCGTCTCCGTGACGTACCAAGTGGTCTCCGAGGTCACGATGACCCGGCTCGTACGCCGAcacgaacacaaacacaatccGGTTCTGGCGCACCGCATGCTTCACCAATACTCGACTTCCGGTTTCTAATCCCTGGTAGGCGTAGTCCTCGAACCCGAACCGAGTGGTGTAGTAGCTGGCCGCTTGTTTCGCGTTGCCAACGTAGAACGTGATGTGATCGAACGAGAGAAACTTACCACCGGCCGGTTTCGGTCCCTTGTTGGTGTAAGTGGTCTACGGTTGTCAAGAACCACGCCCGGGTCACTATTTAGTTCTAATCGACGATTAAGATAAGATCTCCAGGACTTACCATAGTAGTGCACAAGGACGATCGGTTACTATTAgcgcaaataaattaattggCCAACCTGGAATGCTAACCCCAGGAGGATACGACAACACCAGTAACACTTTTAATCCGTGCCCACAGAGAGAAACTTGAagaattcgtttgttttttcaaacTATTGTATCACCAGTAGCACCCCTGTTCGATAACTGACTCTAGCCACTCCAGCGGCTGGATCTTTTATAGTTTTCAATACACCTTCAAACTGGTCATCTCAAATGTGGTTCTTCTGGGACGAGTTTTTTCGTGTGCGCTGAAAGAACGGTCGCTGTTCCCTTCCAGCCGTTACTGGTTAGGgagaattgaataaaaatatctAACGTCGCCATGCATGGTTTCAAAACCGGTCCGGGACCATTCGCTGCGGCGCTACGTGCTACAAGTTTCAGCTTAGAAATGTAGAACTTTCTCGCATCGGTCACCGACAGGCAACTGATCACTTTCGCTGGATCATCCGATGCGATGGTGGCCTGTTGCTACCAGACGGGTGCCTTAGAAACACAGACCCTGTGCTGCGGTTTCATTGAGAACTGAAACATTGACGCCATCCATGTATTCCGTTGAATAGCTAATGAACTTAAGGGTGATAAGATGATATTCAAGTCGCCAACGCTCAGTTCGATCGAAAGTGATTGAACATCGCCCCTCGGGCAGGTGTTCCTGGCGAGTGGTCGTTCAGTGTTCAACAACTGAAGGACGAGCCCCCGGAATGGTTGCTTTATTTACGCGGTCCGATTATTGTTACCATCGGCACTATTGCGTAGCCAGTAAAACGTTCTCAAACTGGTTCCagtatgttgttgtttttagaACCACTGATTTACTCTCTATCGAAGTACGCCATTAATGCTGCATTCGATGAGTAATCTATTTCTGCCTCTTGTTGAAAAATACACTTGTTTAcgattttatgcaaatcttTGTTTCAAAACGTACGTCTGTACGTACCATACAGTCTGTTCAAAGGTCCTGGGCCAGGTGGGggattttaaaacataaaccatcGACTTTTATGAGCCAAACACTCATTTAACAATATTTTCGTGCATATACATTTCTTTCATTATTCACACTGTTAACTTCATCCTGCAATCAGTATCTCATAAATGCGTATCTAAGGCAAAAATATTTGCTAAGGCACCTACATACAAACCGGATTTTTCGGGACCGGTTTGGGGTCACATTCTTGAT
Coding sequences within it:
- the LOC128277421 gene encoding 4-hydroxyphenylpyruvate dioxygenase, whose translation is MTTYTNKGPKPAGGKFLSFDHITFYVGNAKQAASYYTTRFGFEDYAYQGLETGSRVLVKHAVRQNRIVFVFVSAYEPGHRDLGDHLVRHGDGVKDVAFEVEDLDVIVRRAKERGAKLVRDVWEESDEHGTVRFATVQTYGDTVHTFVERNGYRGRFLPGFRAPLHEDVLLRTLPPVGLNFIDHVVGNQPDLQMESVAAWYEKVLMFHRFWSVDDSQIHTEYSALRSIVVTNYEETVKMPINEPAKGKKKSQIEEYVEYYGGAGVQHIALNTSDIISAIRNLRARGQQFLSIPDTYYDQLRDRLKSSDVKIKEDMAVLQELQILIDYDENGYLLQIFSKNMQDRPTLFIEVIQRHNHNGFGAGNFKALFEAIEADQEKRGNL